The following are encoded together in the Bradymonas sediminis genome:
- the gcvPB gene encoding aminomethyl-transferring glycine dehydrogenase subunit GcvPB: MNSDKINGLAAFAPNATTRPSANITSGLKFEEPLIFERSQPGRKGFSLHVDDWDVPALDVEDAWDDALVRAEIAELPEVSEPEVVRHYTRMSQWNFSIDTGFYPLGSCTMKYNPKINEGVARLAGFANLHPYMPDEWCQGALELLYRLQGMLCEISGLAHCSLQPAAGAQGELAGLMCIRAYHEARGDTKRTKIIVPESAHGTNPASAAFNGFEVVEVKCGEDGRLHPDALHEVMSDEVAGLMITNPSTMGLFETHIAEICRIVHQGGGKVYMDGANMNAILGKARPGDFGVDVMHFNVHKTFSTPHGGGGPGAGPICVVEDLGEYLPVPRVSKRGEDDAGPAYYLDFDHPNSVGKLKAFWGNFLVYVRGYTYLSEYGWRLETLTEMAVLNANYLRVKLNDMLDVEYQGVCMHEVAFNDSTLRARGIETLDLAKRLIDYGFHPPTVYFPLNIQGALMVEPTETESRQTLDSFVDALRTIIDEAEAHPELLKKAPYNAFRTRLDETRAARNPILTYKQLVASRAETPA; this comes from the coding sequence ATGAACAGCGATAAAATTAATGGTCTGGCGGCGTTCGCGCCCAACGCGACGACCCGACCTTCGGCCAATATCACCAGCGGGCTCAAATTCGAGGAGCCGCTGATTTTCGAGCGCAGCCAGCCGGGGCGCAAGGGCTTTAGCCTGCACGTCGACGATTGGGATGTGCCGGCCCTCGACGTTGAAGACGCCTGGGACGACGCCCTGGTGCGGGCCGAAATCGCGGAGCTCCCCGAGGTCAGTGAGCCCGAGGTGGTCCGCCATTATACGCGTATGAGCCAGTGGAATTTCTCGATTGATACGGGATTTTATCCGCTGGGCTCGTGCACCATGAAATACAACCCGAAGATCAACGAGGGTGTGGCGAGGCTGGCGGGATTTGCGAACTTGCACCCCTATATGCCCGACGAATGGTGCCAGGGCGCGCTGGAGCTGCTCTATAGATTGCAGGGGATGCTCTGCGAGATCTCGGGGCTGGCGCATTGCTCGCTGCAACCGGCCGCCGGCGCTCAGGGTGAATTGGCGGGTCTGATGTGCATCCGGGCGTATCACGAGGCGCGCGGCGACACGAAGCGCACCAAAATTATCGTGCCGGAGTCGGCCCACGGGACCAACCCCGCCTCGGCGGCATTTAACGGCTTCGAGGTCGTCGAGGTGAAATGCGGCGAGGACGGGCGACTGCACCCGGACGCGCTGCACGAGGTGATGAGCGACGAGGTCGCTGGCCTGATGATCACCAACCCGAGCACCATGGGTCTTTTTGAGACTCATATCGCCGAGATCTGTCGCATCGTCCACCAGGGTGGCGGCAAGGTCTATATGGACGGCGCGAATATGAACGCGATTCTTGGCAAGGCGCGCCCCGGCGACTTCGGGGTCGACGTGATGCATTTTAATGTCCACAAGACCTTCTCGACCCCGCATGGCGGCGGCGGCCCGGGGGCCGGCCCGATCTGCGTGGTCGAAGACCTCGGCGAATACCTGCCCGTGCCGCGGGTTTCAAAACGCGGAGAAGACGACGCCGGCCCGGCCTATTATCTTGACTTCGACCACCCGAACTCGGTCGGGAAGCTCAAGGCGTTCTGGGGCAACTTCCTGGTCTATGTGCGCGGCTATACCTATTTGAGTGAATACGGCTGGCGGCTCGAGACGCTCACGGAGATGGCGGTGCTCAACGCGAATTACCTGCGCGTGAAGCTCAACGACATGCTCGACGTCGAGTATCAAGGCGTCTGCATGCACGAGGTCGCGTTCAACGATAGCACGCTGAGAGCGCGCGGCATCGAGACGCTCGACCTGGCCAAGCGCCTCATCGACTACGGCTTCCACCCGCCGACGGTCTATTTCCCTCTCAACATCCAGGGCGCGCTCATGGTCGAGCCCACCGAGACCGAATCTCGCCAGACCCTCGACTCCTTCGTCGACGCCCTGCGCACCATCATCGACGAGGCCGAGGCGCACCCTGAGTTGCTCAAGAAAGCGCCCTACAACGCATTTAGGACGCGCCTCGACGAGACGCGCGCGGCGCGAAACCCCATCCTCACCTATAAACAATTGGTGGCCTCGCGCGCCGAGACTCCCGCATAA
- the trmB gene encoding tRNA (guanosine(46)-N7)-methyltransferase TrmB, translated as MANLDFRFDDITEKFQAEELERIRAFGRSKTLPDLVSLEIGTNRGRFLSEVAQQFPDRYFLGAEWTALAKNARSRLKRDGVENADVLAADANNLLPILIDDGQLRELFLLFPDPWWKMKHRKRRVIQPEFLDLIAQKMPSGGNIWIRTDVGTFADDMRETLAAHPEFEPLDVFDYPLEHFPRSTRERHVIRGGIPIHTIYYKRR; from the coding sequence GTGGCCAATTTAGATTTTCGTTTCGACGACATTACAGAAAAATTTCAAGCCGAAGAACTCGAGCGCATCCGCGCATTCGGTCGCTCAAAGACCCTGCCGGACCTGGTGAGCCTGGAGATCGGCACCAACCGTGGGCGCTTCCTCAGCGAGGTCGCCCAGCAATTCCCTGACCGATACTTCCTGGGCGCGGAGTGGACGGCCCTCGCCAAAAACGCGCGCTCGCGCCTGAAGCGCGACGGCGTCGAGAACGCCGATGTGCTGGCCGCCGACGCCAATAACCTGCTGCCGATCCTGATCGACGACGGCCAGCTGCGCGAGCTCTTTTTGCTCTTCCCCGACCCCTGGTGGAAGATGAAACACCGCAAGCGCCGCGTCATCCAACCGGAGTTCCTCGACCTGATCGCCCAGAAGATGCCCTCCGGCGGCAATATCTGGATTCGCACCGACGTCGGCACCTTCGCCGACGACATGCGCGAAACCCTGGCTGCCCACCCCGAGTTTGAGCCCCTGGACGTCTTCGACTACCCGCTCGAGCATTTCCCGCGCAGCACGCGCGAGCGCCACGTAATTCGCGGCGGCATCCCGATTCACACCATTTATTATAAGCGGCGCTAA
- a CDS encoding type I phosphomannose isomerase catalytic subunit — MTKPYILKMSPYLRPKIWGGRKLDEVFGKDLPEAGPYGESWEVSDLEEGQSVVCNGPLAGSSLSEVVSQWGAAMTGANRDGQQFPLLVKILDASDDLSVQVHPSDADIARLGLDADSKDETWIILDSDADPNIASDEGQTAGCILHGFEKATTPADFRMAVDENRAAESLRREAVFAGDVIRVAPGTIHAICAGVALLEIQEPSDTTYRVYDYQRPGMDGKPRELHLEKAMQVSNFDTHAPAKLSAKPSTAHPAMSVLVDVPAYRIEKASGVTELEWTVDARTPQVVFVTSAHGVELSSGDETVTLGFAQTAVIPAGVGAVQVRADKPADIIISGLGGAALVNG, encoded by the coding sequence ATGACCAAGCCGTATATTTTGAAAATGTCGCCCTATCTTCGCCCCAAGATCTGGGGCGGCCGAAAACTCGACGAAGTCTTCGGCAAAGACTTGCCAGAAGCCGGCCCCTACGGGGAATCGTGGGAGGTCTCCGACCTGGAGGAAGGCCAGTCCGTGGTATGCAACGGCCCGCTGGCCGGAAGTTCGCTCTCGGAGGTGGTAAGCCAGTGGGGAGCCGCCATGACCGGCGCCAATCGCGACGGCCAGCAATTCCCACTGCTGGTGAAGATCCTCGACGCCAGCGATGACCTCAGCGTTCAGGTGCACCCGAGCGACGCGGATATCGCGCGCCTGGGGCTCGACGCGGACTCCAAGGACGAGACCTGGATCATTCTGGACTCGGACGCGGACCCGAATATCGCCTCCGACGAAGGCCAGACGGCCGGCTGCATTTTGCACGGCTTCGAGAAAGCGACGACGCCGGCGGATTTCCGCATGGCGGTGGACGAGAATCGCGCCGCCGAAAGCCTGCGCCGAGAGGCGGTCTTCGCCGGCGATGTCATCCGCGTCGCCCCGGGCACGATTCACGCCATTTGCGCGGGCGTCGCCCTGCTCGAGATTCAAGAGCCGTCGGACACCACCTACCGGGTCTACGATTACCAACGCCCCGGCATGGACGGAAAACCCCGCGAATTGCACCTCGAGAAGGCCATGCAGGTGTCCAACTTCGACACCCACGCCCCCGCTAAGCTCAGCGCAAAGCCGAGCACGGCGCACCCCGCGATGAGCGTCCTAGTCGACGTGCCGGCCTATCGTATCGAGAAGGCCAGCGGCGTCACCGAGCTTGAGTGGACGGTCGACGCGCGCACCCCGCAGGTGGTCTTCGTGACGAGCGCCCACGGCGTTGAGCTCTCAAGCGGGGACGAAACGGTCACCCTGGGCTTTGCCCAAACGGCGGTCATCCCGGCTGGGGTCGGCGCGGTTCAGGTGCGGGCTGACAAGCCGGCGGATATCATCATCTCGGGCCTGGGCGGCGCGGCGTTGGTTAACGGCTAA
- a CDS encoding PQQ-binding-like beta-propeller repeat protein, with product MPNKLRVLLSQARRHNLRALSLAAVILAGVAMTGCASNQASQPLGSASGVEPFAVQPHFSVKWRRGIDAPPHWSVKPREFSTPLYRSETDEVYVGSDAGSLFKMRGGNGEVLWTASLDGAVHGSVVYGGGRVYVGTLGGKFYALNEATGEVEWELELDGSIESTAVYAEERVFFTTSKDILTAADAATGKQLWTYGRSTPEYFTIKGSGDPVVEDGVVYCGFGDGVLAALQLDSGDMIWESDLSGGKTEFVDVDGHVTVSGSRVYAASYDGGVYAIDKSDGTHIWKRPMSGVADLVYGERTLYVATASGRVTALEAEDGSPAWSYKFEDEAPVAITATQLYLFISTAQGPLYTLDRLTGFPFMTWNPSNGFNTPMVLSKNGGFAYSNRGFLYHLDIAF from the coding sequence ATGCCAAATAAATTGCGTGTTTTGTTGTCGCAAGCGCGACGCCACAATCTCCGGGCGTTGAGCCTCGCCGCCGTCATCCTGGCCGGCGTCGCCATGACGGGGTGTGCGTCGAACCAAGCATCGCAGCCGCTGGGAAGCGCCAGTGGAGTCGAGCCCTTTGCGGTTCAGCCGCACTTTTCGGTGAAGTGGCGCCGAGGGATCGACGCGCCGCCCCATTGGAGCGTTAAGCCGCGTGAATTCTCGACGCCGCTCTATCGCAGTGAGACCGACGAAGTCTATGTGGGGAGCGACGCGGGCAGTCTGTTTAAGATGCGCGGCGGCAACGGCGAGGTCTTGTGGACCGCGTCGTTGGATGGCGCGGTGCATGGCAGTGTGGTTTACGGCGGCGGCCGGGTCTATGTCGGCACATTGGGCGGTAAATTCTACGCCCTCAATGAGGCCACCGGCGAAGTTGAGTGGGAGCTTGAACTCGACGGGTCCATCGAGAGCACCGCGGTCTACGCCGAGGAGCGCGTCTTCTTCACGACGAGCAAGGACATCCTGACCGCAGCCGATGCGGCGACCGGCAAACAATTGTGGACCTATGGTCGCAGCACCCCCGAGTATTTCACCATCAAGGGCTCCGGGGACCCGGTGGTTGAAGACGGCGTTGTCTATTGCGGCTTTGGCGACGGCGTGCTCGCCGCGCTTCAGCTCGATAGCGGTGATATGATTTGGGAGAGCGATTTAAGCGGCGGCAAGACCGAGTTTGTTGACGTCGACGGCCACGTCACGGTGTCGGGGTCCCGTGTATACGCGGCGTCTTATGACGGCGGCGTCTATGCGATCGACAAGTCCGACGGCACCCATATTTGGAAGCGTCCGATGTCGGGCGTCGCCGACCTGGTTTATGGCGAGCGAACGCTCTATGTAGCGACCGCCAGCGGGCGTGTCACCGCGCTCGAGGCCGAGGACGGGTCACCGGCCTGGTCCTATAAATTTGAAGATGAGGCGCCGGTCGCGATCACCGCGACCCAACTCTACCTTTTCATCTCGACCGCCCAGGGCCCGCTGTATACCCTCGACCGATTGACCGGCTTCCCCTTTATGACCTGGAATCCATCGAACGGCTTTAATACGCCGATGGTCCTGAGCAAAAATGGCGGCTTCGCCTATTCGAATCGTGGCTTCCTCTACCACCTCGACATCGCGTTCTAA
- a CDS encoding MBL fold metallo-hydrolase encodes MSSEFRLEIYGCRGSTPVSGERYTRYGGATSCVRVTVAGREIILDAGSGLALLGRHLVKRRLRDGQPVHAYFFLSHVHLDHITGLPYFAPNYFEDATIWMMGPRNMRFPSFEATIDNFMAPPFFPVPRYEMGAEFHFSDICEADTVFFLRDQRAPIQLRAGHPRHQAAMPPAASVETRVECLRGYNHPKSGVNIYKIVSGGKTLVYATDTEGFVHGDRRLIEFARGADVLIHDAMYSEERYTAGRAATQGFGHSTIQIATDLANAAGVGKLLLFHHDPANDDDTLDQLEARGKARFAETQMARQGMVLDI; translated from the coding sequence ATGTCATCTGAATTTAGACTCGAAATTTACGGCTGCCGAGGGAGCACCCCGGTCTCCGGCGAGCGCTATACGCGCTACGGCGGCGCGACCTCTTGCGTGCGGGTCACCGTCGCGGGCCGCGAGATCATCCTGGATGCGGGCAGCGGCCTCGCCCTGCTCGGCCGCCACCTGGTGAAACGCCGCCTTCGCGACGGTCAGCCGGTCCATGCGTACTTTTTTCTGTCGCATGTTCACCTCGACCATATCACCGGGCTGCCCTATTTCGCCCCGAATTATTTCGAAGACGCGACGATCTGGATGATGGGGCCGCGAAATATGCGATTTCCCTCATTCGAGGCGACGATCGACAATTTTATGGCCCCGCCCTTCTTCCCGGTGCCACGCTATGAGATGGGGGCGGAGTTTCACTTCTCGGATATATGCGAGGCGGACACGGTCTTTTTCCTGCGCGATCAGCGCGCGCCCATTCAACTTCGGGCCGGCCATCCTCGCCATCAGGCTGCCATGCCGCCGGCGGCGAGCGTCGAAACACGCGTCGAATGCCTGCGCGGATACAATCATCCGAAGTCTGGGGTGAATATCTATAAAATCGTCTCGGGCGGCAAAACCCTGGTCTACGCGACCGACACCGAGGGGTTTGTACACGGGGACCGACGTCTGATTGAATTTGCCCGCGGCGCGGACGTATTGATCCACGACGCGATGTACTCCGAGGAGCGCTACACCGCGGGCCGAGCGGCGACCCAGGGGTTCGGGCACTCGACCATTCAGATCGCGACCGACCTTGCCAACGCCGCCGGTGTAGGTAAATTGCTGCTCTTCCATCATGACCCAGCCAATGATGATGATACGCTGGACCAGTTGGAAGCGCGGGGAAAAGCACGCTTCGCCGAGACCCAGATGGCCCGCCAGGGCATGGTGCTCGACATTTGA
- a CDS encoding ParA family protein, giving the protein MRNLISNGLKRLVKNDEQDDSRRYARGERQAKVIAVATVKGGVGKTTTAVNLAAGLALFEDARVLLIDLDAQGHCTTSLSALMSQERAEKSVSDILLDEQGAEFLDARVPSGIDGLDVTPADPALAETEGRISQKIGKESLLREALKLTRTHYDYIIIDSPPNKGNLTLNALFAADKVLIPTDLAALSVQGADELMGTVEAVNGRLGHNLGVLGVLLTRVDGRTVSINEQVLEQIEQAWEHVLFKTRIGINTALPRAQLAGMPIFEFDADSRGAKHYKALVHEVVARS; this is encoded by the coding sequence ATGCGAAATCTTATTAGCAACGGTCTCAAACGACTGGTTAAAAATGACGAGCAAGACGATTCTCGCCGCTATGCGCGCGGGGAGCGGCAGGCGAAGGTGATCGCGGTGGCGACCGTCAAAGGTGGGGTCGGCAAGACGACGACCGCGGTCAACCTGGCGGCCGGTTTGGCGCTATTTGAGGATGCCCGCGTGTTGCTCATTGACCTGGACGCGCAGGGCCATTGCACCACGAGCCTGTCGGCGCTGATGAGCCAGGAGCGGGCGGAGAAGTCGGTCAGCGATATCCTGCTCGATGAGCAGGGCGCTGAGTTTTTGGACGCGCGGGTTCCCTCGGGTATCGATGGCCTCGACGTGACCCCGGCAGATCCAGCGCTCGCCGAAACGGAGGGGCGAATCTCGCAGAAGATTGGCAAGGAGTCCTTGCTGCGCGAGGCCCTCAAGCTCACGCGCACCCACTACGATTATATCATCATCGACTCGCCGCCCAATAAGGGGAATCTGACGCTGAACGCGCTCTTTGCCGCGGATAAGGTGCTGATTCCAACCGACCTGGCGGCCCTGTCGGTGCAGGGCGCCGATGAGTTGATGGGAACCGTCGAGGCGGTCAACGGCCGGCTGGGGCATAACCTGGGCGTGCTCGGGGTGCTCCTCACGCGGGTGGACGGGCGCACCGTCTCGATCAATGAGCAAGTTCTCGAGCAAATCGAGCAGGCGTGGGAGCACGTATTATTCAAGACGCGCATCGGCATCAACACCGCGCTGCCGCGTGCGCAACTCGCGGGCATGCCCATCTTCGAATTCGACGCCGATAGCCGCGGAGCGAAGCATTATAAGGCGCTGGTCCACGAGGTCGTGGCCCGCAGTTGA
- a CDS encoding sensor histidine kinase → MGTETEKIEGENSRILCVDAQAMGLEELLEIKRTPFYYRFTHAANLAEATHLLGSEPFDAILCSYAGRYSEVTLRGLLGLKREDNFESFSTPPVIAIFDDEDHEGVARALSHPSLGFLFASQLRSNHAATILGAVMKRVSHDQLLEGAQQQLVNTEKFAAMGLLAAEVAHEINNPASFVISNLSVMTGYIQAIGEFLDQAREGVREEAPELFKRLSRLSQDYEISFLQEDLEELLRRNLHGMQRIHQIVQDLRFFLHDSHGEAGWINVERLLETTLNLVKYEAKYRTHFELEFCGDADILSDANRLSQVFLNVLVNAIHAIEPGDVKGNQVTVQTQREDEFLDVMIRDTGVGMSERVLEQIFEPFFTTKDRGEGSGLGLSISRDILQSLGGQISATSQVGGGSEFVIRLPVRAPKFERDARISGAYPSVAIEDASEPIDTDTPEDA, encoded by the coding sequence ATGGGCACCGAAACCGAAAAGATAGAAGGCGAGAATAGTAGAATCCTATGCGTTGACGCGCAGGCCATGGGTTTGGAAGAACTTCTCGAGATCAAGAGAACGCCATTCTATTATCGGTTTACCCACGCCGCGAACCTCGCCGAGGCGACTCACCTATTGGGCAGCGAACCCTTTGACGCCATTTTGTGCAGCTACGCGGGCCGGTATTCGGAGGTCACGCTGCGCGGATTGCTGGGGCTAAAGCGCGAGGACAATTTCGAGTCATTTTCGACCCCGCCGGTGATCGCCATTTTCGATGACGAGGACCATGAGGGCGTCGCCCGCGCGCTGAGCCATCCGTCGCTCGGCTTCCTCTTCGCCTCTCAATTGCGCTCGAATCACGCAGCGACCATCCTGGGCGCGGTGATGAAACGCGTCTCGCATGACCAGTTGCTTGAGGGAGCCCAGCAACAACTCGTCAATACCGAGAAGTTCGCCGCGATGGGCTTGTTGGCCGCCGAGGTGGCCCATGAGATCAACAACCCTGCTAGTTTCGTTATCAGCAATTTGAGCGTGATGACCGGCTATATTCAGGCGATTGGCGAGTTCTTGGACCAGGCGCGCGAGGGGGTTCGGGAAGAGGCGCCTGAGTTATTTAAGCGCTTGTCGAGATTGTCTCAGGATTATGAGATTTCGTTTCTTCAAGAAGACCTTGAGGAGTTGTTGCGGCGTAATCTGCACGGCATGCAGCGGATTCACCAGATCGTGCAGGACCTTCGGTTTTTCTTGCACGATTCGCACGGCGAAGCCGGCTGGATTAACGTCGAGCGCTTGCTGGAGACGACGTTGAATTTGGTCAAATATGAGGCCAAATATCGCACGCATTTTGAGCTGGAGTTCTGCGGCGACGCCGATATTTTGTCGGACGCAAATCGCTTAAGTCAGGTTTTCTTGAACGTCCTGGTCAACGCCATCCACGCGATTGAGCCGGGAGATGTCAAGGGGAACCAGGTGACGGTGCAAACCCAGCGCGAGGATGAGTTTTTAGACGTCATGATTCGCGACACCGGCGTGGGCATGAGCGAGCGAGTGCTCGAGCAGATCTTTGAGCCGTTTTTTACCACCAAGGATCGAGGAGAAGGTTCCGGGCTGGGGCTGTCTATATCGCGCGATATTCTGCAGAGCCTGGGGGGGCAGATTTCGGCCACAAGCCAGGTCGGGGGCGGCTCGGAATTCGTCATTCGGCTGCCGGTCCGGGCGCCTAAATTTGAGCGCGACGCGCGCATCAGCGGCGCGTACCCGTCCGTTGCGATTGAGGATGCCTCGGAGCCCATCGACACCGATACTCCGGAGGACGCGTGA
- a CDS encoding SDR family NAD(P)-dependent oxidoreductase, giving the protein MKDLEGKVALITGGSRGIGRALCVQLTALGAHVYACARDIESLRETEALCGEGASFTGVQADVTDPSAVKRLVGRIADERGHLDILVNNAAILGPRKNLEEVALEDWQKTQRINVDGVFIVSTQSIALLREAEQSVMINVSSSVGRRGRGGWGPYAVSKHAVEGITETLAEELASDGVCVVSINPGGTATDMRQEAYPSEDPNTLPSAESIASTFVLLMQTLDMGQTGHKYDARALLDRVEGAENAAGEGDLPFVS; this is encoded by the coding sequence ATGAAGGATTTAGAGGGAAAAGTTGCGCTTATTACCGGGGGAAGCCGTGGGATTGGCCGCGCACTCTGCGTTCAATTGACCGCCCTGGGGGCGCATGTATACGCGTGTGCGCGAGATATCGAGTCGCTCAGGGAGACCGAGGCGTTGTGCGGAGAGGGCGCGTCGTTTACCGGCGTGCAGGCCGACGTCACCGACCCCTCGGCGGTTAAGAGGTTGGTCGGGCGCATCGCTGATGAGCGCGGCCACCTCGATATTTTGGTCAATAACGCGGCGATACTCGGGCCGCGAAAGAACCTCGAAGAGGTGGCGCTAGAGGATTGGCAGAAGACCCAGCGCATTAACGTAGACGGGGTCTTTATCGTGTCGACCCAGAGCATCGCGCTGCTGCGCGAGGCCGAGCAGTCCGTCATGATTAACGTGTCCTCGAGCGTCGGGCGGCGCGGGCGGGGCGGGTGGGGGCCGTATGCGGTGTCAAAGCACGCCGTCGAGGGCATCACCGAGACCTTGGCCGAAGAACTCGCGAGCGACGGCGTCTGCGTCGTGTCGATCAACCCGGGCGGCACCGCCACCGATATGCGCCAGGAAGCCTATCCCAGCGAGGACCCGAACACCCTCCCGAGCGCCGAGTCCATCGCCTCGACCTTTGTCCTGCTGATGCAGACACTCGATATGGGGCAGACCGGGCATAAATACGATGCGCGTGCGCTGCTGGACCGGGTTGAGGGGGCGGAGAACGCCGCAGGAGAGGGCGACTTGCCGTTCGTGTCTTGA
- a CDS encoding DUF72 domain-containing protein produces MTASVEPVQGVLTGQNSLHPHLYLGTSGWSYADWQGAFYPAKMPANQRLGFYAEQYRSVEINSTFYGMPSLKTVQSWRTQSPEGFVFAAKFPRVITHQARLVNCGGLATTFIETMQELGDRLGPLLLQLPPSMSADSLDDLGRFLEGLPDGLVYAVEVRHRSWLTEEFADLLKRWQVSMVLTCGEHMGRFWRATSRVAYIRWLGVHDAFENYASPKIERDEEIAWWSARMAHFLDRGGTIFGYANNNYEGFSPRTVRRVESELARQLGSAPQ; encoded by the coding sequence GTGACCGCGAGCGTTGAGCCTGTGCAGGGCGTCCTGACCGGTCAAAACTCACTTCACCCGCATCTTTATCTGGGAACCTCCGGGTGGTCCTATGCGGACTGGCAGGGGGCCTTTTATCCGGCAAAAATGCCCGCGAATCAGCGGCTTGGGTTTTACGCCGAGCAATACCGAAGCGTCGAGATTAACTCAACATTTTATGGGATGCCGAGCTTAAAGACCGTGCAGTCCTGGCGGACCCAGAGTCCCGAGGGCTTTGTGTTCGCGGCCAAATTTCCGCGCGTAATTACCCACCAGGCGCGCCTGGTCAATTGCGGGGGGCTGGCGACGACGTTTATTGAGACGATGCAGGAACTCGGGGACCGCCTCGGCCCATTATTGCTGCAATTGCCGCCGAGCATGAGCGCCGATTCCCTCGATGATCTCGGCCGATTTCTTGAAGGGTTGCCCGACGGGCTGGTCTACGCGGTGGAGGTGCGCCATCGCTCCTGGCTGACCGAGGAGTTCGCGGATTTGCTCAAGCGCTGGCAGGTGTCGATGGTGCTGACCTGCGGCGAGCATATGGGCCGATTCTGGCGCGCGACTTCGCGTGTCGCGTATATTCGTTGGTTGGGGGTGCATGACGCGTTTGAAAATTACGCCAGTCCCAAGATTGAACGCGATGAAGAAATCGCCTGGTGGAGCGCGCGGATGGCGCATTTTCTCGATCGGGGCGGCACCATTTTTGGCTACGCCAATAATAATTATGAGGGCTTTTCGCCCAGGACCGTGCGTCGGGTTGAATCCGAACTCGCGCGCCAGCTCGGCTCGGCGCCGCAATAA
- a CDS encoding prolipoprotein diacylglyceryl transferase family protein: MDEWISQLPPQSVWIGIGLLVALSCGALLAGRLRLGRLDILSLMAACIVGGGVGSRVTWVLLDPEVTWGLVSSNALSVLHPLKGGHSSFGAILGGGLVLLLWWFLSHRGAFERASASRALGFGWLDAGLHTLDIVVVAGLSGLGFARLGCLANGCDFGSVTDAPWALRYSPGTEAFGHHLATRQIGWGADWSLAVHPYALYLAVGIFVIVGVAGVQMWSRGLRPGRVAGWSCLSYMLWRFCVEWTRDPVTVVDIWGAFNIHHFMAICAAIVFGVLLWLETRARSIDRHRAGGD; this comes from the coding sequence ATGGACGAGTGGATTAGCCAACTTCCCCCTCAGAGCGTCTGGATCGGCATTGGTCTGCTGGTCGCGCTTAGCTGTGGTGCGCTGCTGGCGGGACGACTTCGCCTCGGTCGGCTGGACATCCTGAGCCTCATGGCGGCCTGCATCGTAGGCGGTGGCGTCGGAAGCCGGGTCACATGGGTTCTGCTCGATCCCGAGGTCACCTGGGGTCTGGTCTCAAGTAATGCTTTGAGTGTTCTGCACCCACTCAAAGGTGGACATAGTTCATTCGGGGCGATATTGGGTGGTGGCCTTGTGCTCCTTCTATGGTGGTTTCTGAGCCATCGGGGCGCGTTCGAGCGAGCATCTGCAAGTAGGGCTTTAGGTTTTGGTTGGTTAGACGCGGGCCTGCATACGCTGGATATCGTCGTGGTGGCTGGGCTTTCGGGCCTGGGTTTTGCGCGCCTGGGTTGCCTGGCCAATGGCTGTGATTTTGGGTCCGTCACCGATGCGCCCTGGGCGCTGCGCTACTCGCCGGGCACCGAGGCTTTTGGGCACCATCTGGCGACGCGCCAAATTGGATGGGGGGCCGATTGGTCGCTCGCGGTTCATCCCTATGCGCTGTATTTGGCGGTGGGGATCTTCGTGATCGTCGGGGTCGCGGGCGTTCAAATGTGGTCGCGCGGGCTGCGCCCTGGGCGCGTCGCCGGGTGGAGTTGTTTGAGCTATATGCTCTGGAGGTTCTGCGTTGAGTGGACCCGTGACCCGGTCACAGTCGTCGACATATGGGGCGCCTTTAATATTCACCACTTCATGGCGATTTGCGCGGCGATCGTTTTTGGGGTCTTATTGTGGCTTGAAACACGCGCGCGCTCCATTGATCGACACCGCGCCGGTGGTGATTAA